A window from Pseudomonadota bacterium encodes these proteins:
- a CDS encoding PTS sugar transporter subunit IIA, with protein MTEDRAASFLRLIRRSQRGRLKVYLGYCAGVGKTCQMLQEGQRLKADGIDVVIGLLETHGRAETAKIAEGLESIPRRKQEYRGIIVEDMDPDAILARKPQVVLIDELAHTNVPGSRNPKRYQDVQDILAEGIHVITTMNVQHLESLYNIVEKAVGVKVRERLPDSVLAEADQIVDVDLTAEDLRRRLEEGKIYPVDRVQTALTNFFTFSNLEKLRELTLRELASQIDLRRREVSEDDIPSTPDQIMVCLSSRGPNTEKLLRYTSRLAGKFNRNWYAVYVQTPSEEATAIDVQVQLYISETLTLAKQLGAMVFTYKGEDIADTILRFAREYRVGHIVIGRSKAKPFWERFGRNKNILNNLIKNAGGITIIVLNTGEEEFPPAKSSQIISEESYAIEPVAEIPSSSTTQLTLSNLLSPDRIIIWDQPVQKETALRALIEAVTKNNGAGDPDVLLGNVLKREDQGSTFFNEGVAFPHVRVPGLTVPLIALGLTKKGVSDVSSKNPIELIFLILSPAETPDVQLHILGICSRASQNRHLLQYLKSAKTADEVVGAIKNIDIYSN; from the coding sequence ATGACTGAAGACAGAGCTGCATCTTTCCTCAGGCTAATCCGACGCTCCCAACGTGGAAGGCTGAAGGTTTATCTCGGATATTGCGCGGGAGTCGGGAAAACCTGTCAAATGCTTCAGGAAGGCCAGCGGCTCAAAGCAGACGGCATCGATGTTGTTATCGGACTTCTTGAAACACACGGCCGCGCAGAAACAGCCAAAATTGCCGAAGGGTTGGAATCCATACCAAGACGAAAGCAGGAATATCGGGGAATTATAGTTGAAGACATGGACCCCGACGCTATCCTGGCCCGCAAACCACAAGTTGTCCTCATTGATGAGCTTGCCCATACAAATGTACCGGGAAGCAGAAACCCGAAAAGGTATCAGGATGTTCAGGACATCCTTGCTGAAGGTATTCATGTTATTACAACAATGAATGTTCAGCACCTGGAAAGCCTTTACAATATTGTTGAAAAAGCTGTCGGGGTAAAGGTCAGGGAACGTTTACCCGATTCAGTTCTTGCCGAGGCAGATCAGATCGTTGATGTTGACCTCACTGCCGAAGACCTGAGAAGGCGTCTTGAAGAAGGCAAGATATACCCCGTTGACCGCGTTCAGACAGCTCTCACAAATTTCTTCACCTTTTCCAATCTTGAAAAGCTCCGGGAACTCACCCTTCGCGAACTCGCATCCCAGATAGATTTGAGGAGACGGGAGGTTTCTGAAGACGATATCCCCTCTACGCCAGATCAAATCATGGTCTGCCTCAGTTCACGCGGACCAAACACCGAAAAACTGCTGCGCTACACTTCACGTCTGGCAGGAAAATTCAATCGAAACTGGTATGCCGTTTACGTTCAGACGCCCTCTGAGGAAGCCACTGCCATTGATGTCCAGGTTCAGCTCTACATCTCCGAAACATTAACCCTGGCCAAACAGCTTGGCGCAATGGTCTTTACCTACAAAGGAGAAGATATAGCAGATACAATCCTTAGATTTGCCAGGGAATATCGTGTGGGTCATATTGTGATAGGCAGGTCAAAGGCAAAACCTTTTTGGGAGCGCTTCGGCAGGAATAAAAATATTTTAAATAATCTTATTAAAAACGCGGGGGGAATAACAATAATCGTACTTAATACAGGCGAAGAAGAATTTCCCCCTGCAAAATCCAGCCAAATAATATCCGAAGAATCATATGCAATCGAGCCGGTTGCTGAAATTCCTTCTTCATCTACAACTCAGTTAACATTAAGCAACCTTCTTTCACCGGATAGAATTATCATATGGGACCAACCCGTTCAGAAAGAGACGGCTCTTAGGGCGCTTATTGAAGCTGTTACAAAAAACAACGGAGCAGGCGATCCCGATGTTTTACTGGGGAATGTTTTAAAAAGAGAAGATCAGGGATCGACTTTTTTCAATGAAGGTGTTGCCTTCCCTCATGTACGAGTTCCCGGCCTGACCGTTCCACTGATTGCCTTGGGTCTTACAAAAAAGGGCGTCTCTGACGTATCCTCTAAAAATCCTATTGAACTTATATTCCTCATACTTTCTCCGGCAGAAACTCCCGATGTTCAGTTACATATCCTTGGCATCTGCAGCAGGGCAAGCCAGAACAGACACCTTCTTCAGTATTTAAAGTCTGCAAAAACAGCGGATGAGGTTGTAGGGGCAATAAAAAACATTGATATATACAGCAATTAG